One Acidobacteriota bacterium genomic window carries:
- a CDS encoding discoidin domain-containing protein, with translation MSISGTINSTTESAAYTYDNLGRLVTSNQTSNGSSAQRRFAYDRWGNRTGVWDAVSGGSQIQSLALEQSGGVPTNRIQYTPPSTNVALAANGATATASSTLSTAYPESSVINGDRKGVNWGNGGGWNDGTADSYPDWIQVSFNGSKTINEIDVFTLQDNYTNPAEPTEAMTFSQYGIVDFKVQYWNGTAWTAVTDGVVTGNNKVWRKFSFSNITTDQIRVRVTSALASYSRVTEIEAYQPNNSAYDAAGNVTNDGVHSYSYDAENRLVSVDNGTTATYKYDHQNRRVSKTIPGMSLTHYVWQGSQVIAEHNYSGCPLCRDGRDGQRHCKPGEGGRIWWQHMEGRGL, from the coding sequence ATGTCCATCAGCGGAACGATCAACTCGACGACCGAGAGCGCGGCTTACACTTATGACAATCTTGGAAGACTGGTGACATCTAATCAGACAAGTAACGGATCAAGCGCGCAGAGAAGGTTTGCTTATGACCGCTGGGGCAATCGAACCGGGGTATGGGATGCTGTCTCTGGCGGCTCTCAGATTCAATCCCTCGCGTTGGAGCAGAGCGGCGGAGTTCCCACCAACAGAATTCAGTACACCCCGCCAAGCACCAACGTGGCGCTGGCAGCTAATGGAGCAACCGCCACTGCGTCTTCTACCTTGAGCACGGCTTATCCGGAATCCTCGGTCATAAACGGAGACCGAAAGGGCGTCAACTGGGGCAACGGCGGCGGGTGGAATGATGGCACAGCAGACAGCTACCCGGACTGGATTCAGGTGAGCTTCAACGGGAGTAAGACGATCAATGAGATCGACGTATTCACCCTCCAGGATAACTACACAAATCCCGCTGAGCCCACCGAAGCGATGACCTTCAGTCAATACGGCATAGTGGATTTCAAGGTCCAGTACTGGAACGGAACGGCCTGGACTGCGGTGACTGACGGAGTGGTTACCGGCAACAACAAGGTGTGGAGGAAGTTCTCTTTCTCAAACATCACCACCGACCAGATCAGGGTGCGAGTAACCAGCGCATTGGCCAGTTACAGCCGAGTCACTGAGATCGAGGCCTACCAGCCGAACAACTCCGCCTATGACGCGGCGGGCAATGTCACTAACGACGGAGTACACAGCTACAGCTACGACGCAGAGAACCGGCTGGTGAGCGTGGACAATGGCACGACAGCCACCTACAAGTACGATCATCAGAATCGCCGAGTGAGCAAGACAATCCCCGGAATGAGCTTGACTCATTATGTGTGGCAGGGCTCGCAAGTGATAGCCGAGCACAATTACAGCGGGTGTCCTTTATGCAGAGATGGTCGAGATGGTCAGCGTCATTGCAAACC